Proteins co-encoded in one Leptospira inadai serovar Lyme str. 10 genomic window:
- a CDS encoding tetratricopeptide repeat protein: MEKLGNHERAMESYKKAIQIAPDTPEIVYRLPPAYENSGNKKLALKNYIHFIEIAYTSIETDVSDAKERIRRLSNEEKNSQKGNDHPKNTSIR; encoded by the coding sequence ATAGAAAAGTTAGGAAACCACGAAAGAGCGATGGAGAGTTATAAGAAAGCCATACAAATCGCCCCCGATACTCCCGAAATCGTTTACCGCCTCCCGCCCGCTTATGAGAACTCCGGGAATAAAAAACTGGCACTCAAGAATTACATTCATTTCATAGAAATCGCTTATACGTCCATCGAAACGGACGTCAGCGACGCCAAAGAGCGAATTCGAAGACTTAGCAACGAAGAAAAAAATTCACAAAAAGGAAACGATCATCCGAAGAATACTTCGATCCGATAA
- a CDS encoding nitrous oxide reductase accessory protein NosL gives MKSKLSYSFLIALLLSAGCTKNEPIVPEAGREQCQYCSMSIVDFRFHAQFLTQKGRRYYFDSIECLQSYIRENQPTIRSVWVSDFESPGKMLLEPNAVFVQSESIHSPMGKGLGAFRSLERAKSYLALHTGILIQ, from the coding sequence ATGAAAAGTAAACTATCCTATTCTTTCCTAATTGCTCTCCTTCTCTCCGCTGGTTGCACGAAAAATGAGCCGATAGTACCGGAGGCAGGGCGGGAGCAATGTCAGTATTGCTCGATGTCCATCGTCGATTTTCGGTTTCATGCGCAATTTTTAACGCAGAAAGGTCGCAGATATTATTTCGATTCGATCGAATGTCTGCAATCCTATATCCGTGAAAATCAGCCGACCATCCGTTCCGTTTGGGTTTCGGATTTCGAGAGTCCAGGGAAAATGCTACTCGAACCGAATGCGGTTTTCGTTCAATCCGAATCGATTCATTCCCCCATGGGAAAGGGGCTCGGAGCTTTTAGATCCTTGGAAAGAGCGAAATCATATTTAGCGTTACATACCGGCATTTTGATTCAGTAA
- a CDS encoding c-type cytochrome — MDDKLINNAFIKRKSVVSFFVLVSLISYSFCGKEKEGEAEKNVSNKGIGPVSSVTLGPIDESMVQKGKKHFETKCSACHKFEEKVVGPALKGVTERRTPEWIMNMILNPAEMTQKDPVAMGLLAEHLTQMTFQNVKESEAREILEYFRKSDKK; from the coding sequence ATGGATGATAAATTAATAAATAATGCATTTATTAAAAGGAAGTCTGTTGTTTCGTTCTTTGTCCTGGTTTCTTTAATTTCGTATTCATTTTGCGGAAAGGAGAAAGAGGGAGAGGCCGAGAAGAACGTAAGCAATAAAGGTATCGGTCCGGTATCCTCGGTTACCTTGGGTCCAATCGACGAGTCGATGGTGCAGAAAGGTAAGAAGCATTTCGAGACGAAGTGTAGCGCCTGTCATAAGTTCGAGGAGAAGGTCGTCGGTCCCGCTTTGAAAGGTGTTACCGAAAGGAGAACTCCCGAGTGGATCATGAATATGATTCTGAATCCCGCCGAGATGACTCAAAAGGACCCGGTAGCTATGGGACTTCTTGCCGAACATCTAACTCAAATGACGTTCCAAAACGTGAAAGAATCCGAAGCTCGGGAAATTCTAGAATATTTCAGAAAATCGGATAAAAAATAA
- the nosZ gene encoding Sec-dependent nitrous-oxide reductase: MNIKIFKYFFYLGLIFLALVGCKKGAATASLASDAAKRVYVAPGDKDEVYAFLSGGFSGQMSVYGIPSARLFKIIPVFSVFPENGYGYDEETKNMLRTTHGYVPWDDSHHVEASMTDGKQDGRWMFLNANNTPRLARIDLKSFETKEIIEIPNTAGNHASPFATENTEYLMAATRFSVPIPQSSIPIENFSKGDFKGTITMVKVDPKSGRLSIELQILVPGFDYDLSHCGKGKSHDWCFFTSYNTEQAYKMIEVGASKNDKDYILAFNWVRAKQCLDQGKASNFGGEYYRNFLPENQPAISEKLSGVKMLQPKDCPGVMYYLPTPKSPHGTDVDPTGEYIVGGGKLATVIPVHSFTKLMDVKDKPEHRTKEIMNIPVLKYESTLAGEVNKPCLGPLHTEFDGKGYAYTSCFVSSEVVKWKLGTWEVVQHLPAYYSVGHLSIVGGSSKEPYGKYLIALNKITKDRYLPVGMELPQSAQLYDISGNKAELLSDFPTVGEPHYSQMVPAKMLMDKAAKIYPLEENKHPYAIKNEKDARVMREGNVVRVLMTQIRSHFKPDTIEVRKGDTVYFHVTNLEQDFDIPHGFAINGAPEMPNLLIMPGQTRTFKWMASKPGIYPFYCTDFCSALHQEMQQYIRVSP; this comes from the coding sequence ATGAATATTAAGATATTCAAATATTTCTTTTATTTAGGATTGATATTCCTTGCACTTGTAGGATGTAAAAAGGGAGCGGCGACGGCCTCTCTCGCCTCGGACGCTGCAAAGAGAGTTTACGTTGCTCCAGGAGACAAGGACGAAGTTTATGCATTTCTTTCCGGCGGATTTAGCGGACAGATGTCAGTCTACGGAATTCCTTCCGCAAGATTGTTTAAGATCATTCCCGTCTTTTCTGTCTTTCCGGAAAACGGTTACGGGTACGACGAAGAGACCAAGAATATGCTTAGGACGACTCACGGTTACGTTCCCTGGGACGATAGCCATCACGTTGAAGCGTCGATGACCGACGGTAAGCAGGACGGCAGATGGATGTTTCTGAATGCGAATAACACTCCGCGATTAGCTAGAATCGATTTGAAATCCTTTGAAACTAAAGAGATTATCGAAATCCCGAACACCGCCGGTAACCACGCGTCTCCATTCGCAACCGAGAATACCGAATATTTAATGGCTGCAACCAGGTTTTCGGTCCCTATTCCTCAAAGTAGTATTCCGATCGAAAACTTTTCTAAAGGTGATTTTAAGGGAACGATCACGATGGTTAAAGTCGACCCTAAATCCGGTCGCCTTTCGATAGAGCTGCAAATACTCGTTCCGGGATTCGATTACGATCTCTCGCATTGCGGAAAAGGAAAGTCTCATGATTGGTGCTTCTTTACTTCGTATAATACCGAGCAAGCCTATAAGATGATAGAAGTCGGGGCTTCTAAAAACGATAAGGATTATATTCTCGCTTTCAATTGGGTTCGCGCTAAGCAATGTTTGGATCAAGGCAAGGCTTCCAATTTCGGCGGAGAGTATTACAGAAATTTCTTGCCTGAAAATCAACCGGCGATTTCCGAGAAATTAAGCGGAGTCAAAATGCTTCAGCCGAAAGATTGTCCGGGCGTAATGTATTATTTACCGACTCCAAAAAGCCCGCACGGAACGGACGTTGATCCCACGGGAGAGTATATCGTGGGCGGAGGTAAATTGGCGACGGTCATTCCGGTTCATTCCTTTACTAAGCTCATGGATGTAAAAGACAAACCCGAACATAGAACCAAGGAAATCATGAATATTCCGGTTCTAAAGTATGAATCAACTTTGGCGGGTGAAGTGAATAAGCCTTGTTTAGGTCCTTTGCATACGGAATTTGACGGTAAGGGATATGCGTATACTTCCTGCTTTGTGAGTTCGGAGGTCGTAAAATGGAAGCTAGGTACTTGGGAAGTGGTTCAACATTTGCCCGCTTACTATAGTGTCGGTCACCTTTCGATCGTAGGCGGAAGTTCTAAAGAGCCTTACGGAAAGTATTTGATAGCTTTAAATAAGATTACGAAGGATCGATATCTTCCGGTCGGAATGGAATTGCCGCAAAGCGCTCAGCTCTATGATATTTCGGGTAACAAAGCGGAATTACTTTCGGATTTTCCTACCGTAGGTGAACCCCATTATTCTCAAATGGTACCCGCTAAAATGTTAATGGACAAGGCTGCTAAAATTTATCCGTTAGAGGAAAATAAACATCCCTATGCGATTAAGAACGAAAAGGACGCAAGAGTCATGCGTGAAGGAAACGTGGTCAGGGTTTTAATGACTCAAATAAGATCCCATTTCAAACCGGATACGATCGAAGTTCGGAAAGGGGACACGGTTTATTTCCACGTCACTAATTTGGAGCAGGATTTCGATATTCCGCACGGCTTTGCAATCAACGGCGCGCCGGAAATGCCGAACTTACTGATCATGCCGGGTCAAACGAGAACTTTCAAATGGATGGCTTCGAAGCCGGGGATTTACCCCTTTTACTGCACTGATTTTTGTTCCGCCTTACACCAAGAAATGCAACAATACATCCGTGTAAGTCCGTAA
- a CDS encoding FAD-binding dehydrogenase: protein MVKSKGTRKETISSDAIIIGGGLAGIVTALDLLDAGKKVILIDRDTQDRFGGLAKLSFGGILMVDTPIQRWNGIKDSISLAISDWNSTAEFSSQDVLPKLWAEAYVHHSIRDIFHFLRKRSVNFFPVVHWVERGLFKPGNSVPRFHMVWGTGDGLVESLKKHLLSHRNRNRLRLLFETRASKLNKVGKSITGCVAESSSGTQYDLNAEHVIIASGGIAGNLNEVRKYWPKDMGKPPEVLLNGSHPYAIGDLHSASRRIGAQITHLDKMWNYAAGVHHPNPKMEAHGLSLVPPKSALWLNSKGERIGPIPLVTGFDTRFLVERICQEKEKYSWQVMNWKIALKELAVSGSEFNEAIRNKDFIKFLKTVFIGNKSFLNRITSECPDFILADSIPELAAKMNQMVGNRLVDSDLLEKTIRDYDTMIDRGEPFFDDDQLRRISQLRRYRGERPRTCKFQKIMDRKALPLLAIREFILTRKSMGGIQTDLKSRVLDESGNPIPGLYAVGEAAGFGGGGIHGKGTLEGTFLGGCILTARFAARSILEFGN from the coding sequence ATGGTAAAAAGTAAAGGCACTCGAAAAGAAACGATTTCATCCGACGCGATAATTATAGGCGGAGGTTTGGCAGGTATAGTGACGGCATTGGACTTACTCGATGCCGGCAAGAAGGTAATCTTAATTGATCGAGATACGCAGGATAGATTCGGAGGACTTGCTAAATTATCATTCGGCGGGATCCTAATGGTAGACACGCCCATTCAACGATGGAACGGAATAAAAGATAGCATCTCTCTGGCAATTTCAGATTGGAATTCGACAGCGGAATTTTCTTCTCAGGATGTGCTTCCTAAACTTTGGGCGGAAGCTTACGTTCATCATTCCATAAGAGATATTTTCCATTTCTTAAGAAAGCGTTCAGTAAATTTCTTTCCCGTAGTTCATTGGGTAGAGAGAGGATTATTCAAACCGGGAAATAGCGTGCCTAGATTTCATATGGTATGGGGAACCGGAGACGGGCTTGTGGAATCTTTGAAAAAGCATCTGCTGTCCCATAGAAATCGAAATCGGCTTCGACTGCTCTTCGAAACAAGGGCGAGTAAATTAAACAAAGTCGGAAAAAGTATTACGGGTTGCGTCGCGGAGTCTAGCTCGGGAACGCAATACGATCTCAACGCCGAACATGTGATCATTGCATCCGGTGGAATCGCAGGAAATCTTAATGAAGTTAGAAAGTATTGGCCTAAGGATATGGGAAAACCTCCCGAAGTTCTTCTTAACGGTTCTCATCCGTACGCGATAGGGGATCTTCATTCCGCCTCCCGAAGGATCGGGGCTCAGATTACTCATCTGGATAAAATGTGGAATTATGCAGCAGGAGTTCATCACCCTAATCCTAAAATGGAAGCCCATGGATTAAGTTTAGTGCCGCCAAAATCGGCCCTTTGGTTGAATTCGAAAGGAGAAAGAATCGGTCCTATTCCGTTGGTTACCGGGTTCGATACTCGATTTCTTGTCGAACGGATTTGCCAAGAGAAAGAGAAATACTCGTGGCAAGTGATGAATTGGAAAATTGCGTTAAAAGAGTTGGCCGTTTCCGGTTCGGAATTCAACGAAGCTATACGAAATAAAGATTTTATAAAATTCCTTAAAACCGTTTTTATAGGAAATAAATCATTTCTAAATAGAATAACATCCGAGTGCCCGGATTTTATTCTAGCGGATTCCATCCCCGAACTCGCCGCTAAAATGAATCAAATGGTCGGTAACCGGTTAGTCGATTCGGATCTTTTGGAGAAAACGATTCGAGATTACGATACGATGATCGATCGCGGAGAACCTTTTTTCGACGACGACCAATTGAGGCGGATCTCCCAGCTTAGACGGTATCGCGGGGAGAGGCCTCGAACTTGCAAATTTCAAAAGATAATGGATCGGAAAGCGTTGCCGTTGCTTGCGATTCGGGAATTTATATTAACGCGAAAATCCATGGGAGGTATCCAGACCGATTTAAAATCTAGGGTCTTGGACGAATCCGGAAATCCGATCCCGGGCCTTTATGCAGTGGGAGAAGCCGCAGGCTTTGGCGGAGGAGGAATTCACGGCAAAGGGACCTTGGAAGGAACTTTTTTAGGCGGCTGTATACTAACGGCAAGATTCGCAGCGCGTTCGATTTTAGAATTCGGAAATTGA
- a CDS encoding patatin-like phospholipase family protein has product MNLPKAKKGKRALLVEGGGMKGAFSGGVLHSLNCILPAQNYDIIVAVSSGACCAAYYATTPVPEPKEGEHKLSIWKRELAGRKLISVLNPLRGKFFLDQKYLIDYLFREKYPIQTQNFGKYGLPELRIAVSNLSTRTSEYIKATSENIFDLLKAATSLPIATKGRHKLEGGSYSDAAILNPLPLNDLIEAGYNNITVVMNSPLEHVSPPLDSLSRFLSFPLDRKMSKIMKSSHHFHFNEARILAANPPKGVKIHVIAPNRNLPVGLVTTKQSLLEETVELGKRVGLNAALYLKQRFRKRKLEYNLNLAT; this is encoded by the coding sequence ATGAATTTACCGAAGGCAAAAAAAGGAAAACGAGCCTTATTAGTGGAGGGCGGCGGAATGAAAGGGGCATTTTCGGGCGGAGTGCTTCATTCCTTAAATTGCATCTTACCCGCGCAAAATTACGATATAATCGTGGCGGTCTCTTCCGGAGCTTGCTGCGCCGCTTATTATGCGACAACGCCGGTACCGGAGCCGAAGGAAGGAGAGCATAAACTTTCGATCTGGAAACGAGAACTTGCGGGTCGAAAGTTGATTTCGGTACTGAATCCTCTTCGAGGAAAATTCTTTCTAGATCAAAAATATCTAATCGATTACCTATTTCGCGAAAAATATCCGATACAAACTCAAAATTTCGGAAAATACGGTTTGCCGGAATTAAGGATAGCCGTAAGCAATCTTAGTACGCGTACCTCCGAATACATCAAAGCGACTTCGGAGAATATCTTCGATTTATTAAAGGCCGCGACATCTCTGCCTATCGCGACGAAAGGAAGACATAAATTAGAGGGAGGCTCGTATTCGGATGCCGCTATTCTGAATCCCCTTCCGTTAAACGATTTAATCGAAGCAGGATATAATAATATAACCGTCGTAATGAACTCTCCCCTTGAACATGTGTCCCCGCCTCTCGATTCTCTAAGTCGATTTCTATCCTTTCCTCTCGATCGTAAAATGTCGAAGATTATGAAATCATCCCATCACTTCCATTTTAACGAGGCCCGAATTCTCGCAGCCAACCCGCCCAAAGGAGTCAAGATCCATGTAATAGCTCCCAACCGGAATCTTCCCGTGGGATTAGTTACCACAAAGCAATCCCTATTGGAGGAAACCGTAGAACTCGGAAAACGAGTCGGATTAAACGCGGCTCTTTATCTAAAACAAAGATTCAGAAAAAGAAAACTCGAATATAACCTAAACCTAGCTACGTAA
- a CDS encoding ABC transporter ATP-binding protein: MMDIRNLEVSYGKSKVVKNVSFRVEGGNILSIIGPNGSGKSSLIKSIIGLVKPSSGSILFNAIPPSKRTEAEGSIGYMPQSPSFPKNLTILELVDFFKKLEPFDEETFSEMYEKLGLRSQENKKIGSLSGGTKQKVNILQCFSSKKNIYVIDEPTASLDPYVSHILKELLRKKKKEGALVIFSTHILAEVEDVADRFLLLSDGSLLIDESPQEFLRKSGFESLQLSLMEFWNKEYENPR, translated from the coding sequence ATGATGGATATAAGAAATTTGGAAGTTTCCTACGGCAAATCAAAGGTCGTAAAAAACGTCTCGTTTCGGGTCGAGGGAGGAAATATTCTATCGATCATAGGTCCGAACGGCTCGGGTAAGAGTTCATTAATAAAAAGTATCATCGGTTTAGTAAAGCCGTCGAGCGGCTCCATTCTTTTCAATGCCATTCCACCCTCGAAGCGTACAGAAGCGGAAGGCAGTATAGGTTATATGCCGCAAAGCCCGAGTTTTCCTAAAAATCTTACGATTCTAGAATTGGTCGATTTTTTTAAGAAATTGGAGCCGTTCGACGAGGAAACTTTTTCCGAAATGTACGAGAAGCTAGGATTGAGATCTCAGGAGAATAAGAAAATAGGATCCCTTTCCGGAGGAACAAAACAAAAAGTGAATATACTCCAATGCTTTTCCTCTAAAAAGAATATTTATGTAATCGATGAACCGACCGCGAGTTTGGATCCTTATGTGTCTCATATTTTGAAGGAACTGCTTAGAAAGAAAAAAAAGGAGGGAGCGCTAGTCATTTTTTCCACTCATATTCTTGCGGAAGTAGAAGACGTAGCCGACCGATTTCTGCTTCTATCGGATGGATCTCTTTTAATCGACGAATCTCCTCAGGAATTTCTTAGGAAAAGCGGGTTCGAAAGTCTACAACTCTCGCTTATGGAATTTTGGAATAAGGAATATGAGAATCCACGATGA
- a CDS encoding nitrous oxide reductase family maturation protein NosD, protein MSFRIGKVLKHNPSISALVRSISGMIFLVLILSGKELLSREIIVCPDCAISSLRKAIDTSQDGDTIIIKSGLYKEGEIHVDKRISILGLPGAIIDGKKEKHVFDITSNGVTIRGLKIIASGISDTTEYAGIHAQKINNCIFANNTFEDTAYAIYLAEVSNCRINDNITQGNARNEVSGGNGVHLWNSKYVQIIGNRAEKHRDGIYLEFSSNLKIENNVSKNNIRYGMHFMFSSDNDFRGNTFESNSAGVAVMYSKNILIENNTFRNNWGESSYGLLLKEISDSILVKNKFIENSTAIFADGCNRNFFTYNTIEENGWGVRILGSSDSNVFSKNDFRDNVFDISTNAKKTANQFSRNYWDSYRGYDLDGDKIGDSPHRPIHFFGYWVAIYPFLMVLYESPVVTFLQGIENAFPIVTPIDFEDPKPTMKGNI, encoded by the coding sequence ATGAGCTTTAGGATCGGAAAAGTTTTAAAGCATAATCCTTCGATTTCAGCGCTTGTTAGAAGTATAAGCGGAATGATTTTCCTCGTTTTGATTCTATCCGGAAAGGAACTTCTTTCACGGGAAATTATCGTATGTCCGGACTGCGCTATTTCCTCTCTTCGAAAGGCGATCGATACATCTCAGGACGGAGATACTATCATTATAAAATCAGGATTATACAAGGAAGGTGAAATTCATGTTGATAAGAGAATTTCGATTCTCGGGCTGCCAGGGGCCATAATCGACGGAAAAAAAGAAAAGCATGTTTTCGATATCACCTCGAACGGAGTGACGATTCGAGGATTGAAAATTATCGCGAGCGGTATTTCGGACACGACGGAATATGCCGGAATTCATGCCCAGAAGATCAACAACTGTATTTTCGCGAATAATACCTTCGAAGATACCGCTTACGCGATTTATTTGGCCGAAGTAAGTAATTGCCGAATAAACGATAATATTACCCAGGGTAATGCGCGTAACGAGGTTTCCGGTGGAAACGGGGTTCATCTTTGGAATTCGAAGTACGTGCAAATTATCGGTAATCGGGCGGAAAAACATCGGGACGGAATTTACTTGGAATTTTCCTCCAACCTTAAGATCGAAAATAACGTTTCTAAAAACAATATCAGATACGGAATGCATTTCATGTTTTCCTCCGATAACGATTTTCGAGGAAACACGTTCGAGAGCAACTCCGCCGGCGTCGCAGTAATGTACAGTAAGAATATCCTGATCGAAAATAATACCTTCAGGAATAATTGGGGGGAGAGTTCTTACGGTCTCTTGCTAAAGGAAATCTCCGACAGTATTTTAGTAAAAAATAAATTTATAGAAAACTCGACGGCTATTTTTGCGGACGGTTGTAATCGCAATTTTTTTACCTATAATACGATCGAAGAAAACGGTTGGGGCGTGCGTATTTTAGGAAGCAGCGATTCGAACGTTTTTTCCAAAAACGATTTTCGGGATAACGTGTTCGATATCAGCACTAACGCGAAGAAAACCGCGAATCAATTTTCCCGGAATTACTGGGATAGTTATAGAGGTTACGATTTGGACGGAGATAAAATCGGGGATTCTCCGCATAGACCGATTCATTTTTTCGGGTATTGGGTCGCGATTTATCCGTTCCTAATGGTTCTTTATGAATCTCCTGTAGTCACTTTTTTGCAAGGAATAGAGAATGCCTTTCCGATCGTAACCCCGATCGATTTTGAAGATCCGAAACCGACCATGAAAGGAAACATATGA
- a CDS encoding thiamine pyrophosphate-binding protein: MKKSGASLVVHALEQVGVKYTFGIPGVHNTELYDELSNSKSIVPILVTHECGAAFMADAISRTSDSIGTLVIVPAAGMTHALSGIGEAYLDGIPMLIISGGVRTDTGKKYQLHQIDQSAILKGITKKFYQIQTHGEIVPTIYEAYKIATTDECGPVFIEIPVNIQLFEGSISSLPDFKREENYPTIELDKIEQACELLKTARHPGIFVGWGGRDATEELIEISEILNAPVATTLQGLSVFPANHPHHTGMGFGSYSVPAGEAAFSSCDCLLAIGTRFAEIPTGSFGMKVPKNLIHIDINPNVFSKNYPAAVEITGDSKQVLSALIQGLERNGFRKNESTHMSRTIREKKEAYFKEWEEHRVPNKINPYLFFKELRAKMKEDDILIVDDGNHTFLAEELYPVYRPKTFLSPTDFNSMGYCVPASIGAKLVHPGKKVVGIVGDGAFLMTGLELITATVHSLGAIIFVFYDGELSQISQGQQIPYGRKTCTILGELQLEGVARATGAVYISLHSNDHIETAMREAFLLSEMGRPVIVDVKIDYSKATRFTEGVVKANLGRFPLGEKFRFIGRALIRRFTG; the protein is encoded by the coding sequence ATGAAAAAATCAGGGGCATCGTTAGTCGTTCATGCGTTGGAGCAAGTCGGGGTAAAATACACTTTTGGAATTCCGGGAGTACACAATACGGAATTGTATGACGAACTGAGCAACTCAAAGAGCATCGTTCCGATTCTAGTAACTCACGAATGCGGCGCGGCCTTCATGGCTGACGCGATCAGCCGAACTTCGGATTCCATCGGAACGTTAGTAATCGTTCCAGCCGCAGGTATGACTCATGCTCTCAGCGGAATCGGAGAGGCATACCTCGACGGAATCCCGATGCTGATTATTTCGGGCGGAGTTCGAACCGATACGGGAAAAAAATATCAACTTCATCAAATCGATCAATCTGCTATATTAAAAGGAATTACTAAGAAATTCTATCAAATCCAAACGCATGGAGAGATCGTTCCGACGATTTACGAGGCCTATAAAATAGCGACGACCGATGAATGCGGGCCAGTGTTCATAGAGATTCCGGTGAATATCCAATTATTCGAGGGATCGATCTCCTCTCTTCCCGATTTTAAACGGGAAGAGAATTACCCGACGATCGAGCTGGATAAAATCGAGCAGGCTTGTGAATTGCTAAAGACCGCTCGGCATCCGGGAATTTTCGTAGGATGGGGAGGGCGAGACGCTACGGAGGAACTGATTGAAATATCAGAAATTTTGAATGCACCTGTCGCAACAACTCTTCAGGGATTGAGCGTTTTTCCGGCCAATCATCCGCATCATACCGGAATGGGATTCGGTTCATATTCCGTCCCGGCTGGGGAGGCGGCATTTTCATCCTGCGACTGTCTCCTTGCGATCGGTACTCGATTCGCGGAGATTCCGACCGGAAGTTTCGGAATGAAAGTCCCGAAAAATTTAATTCATATCGATATAAATCCGAACGTGTTTTCGAAAAATTATCCGGCCGCTGTGGAAATTACCGGAGATAGTAAACAGGTTTTGTCGGCATTGATACAGGGCTTAGAACGGAATGGCTTTAGAAAAAATGAATCTACTCATATGAGTAGGACGATTCGGGAGAAAAAAGAAGCTTACTTCAAGGAATGGGAAGAGCACCGCGTTCCTAACAAAATCAATCCGTATCTCTTTTTCAAAGAACTGCGGGCTAAAATGAAGGAAGATGACATTCTAATCGTGGACGACGGAAATCATACCTTTCTGGCGGAAGAACTGTATCCGGTTTATCGCCCCAAAACTTTTCTTTCTCCGACCGATTTCAATTCGATGGGATATTGTGTTCCTGCAAGCATCGGAGCTAAACTGGTACATCCTGGAAAAAAAGTAGTAGGTATCGTAGGGGACGGCGCATTTCTTATGACCGGGCTGGAGTTGATTACGGCAACAGTTCATTCCTTGGGGGCCATTATATTCGTATTTTATGATGGAGAATTATCTCAAATTTCTCAAGGACAGCAGATCCCCTACGGGAGAAAAACATGCACTATTTTGGGTGAATTGCAGTTGGAGGGAGTTGCAAGAGCCACCGGGGCGGTATATATATCTTTGCATTCCAACGATCATATCGAAACGGCGATGCGAGAGGCGTTTTTATTGTCCGAAATGGGAAGGCCGGTGATAGTCGACGTGAAGATAGATTATTCAAAGGCCACAAGATTTACCGAAGGCGTGGTAAAAGCGAATTTGGGTCGTTTTCCTCTCGGGGAAAAATTTCGATTCATCGGACGCGCTCTGATCCGAAGATTCACGGGTTGA
- a CDS encoding SRPBCC family protein, with amino-acid sequence MENRIEKRIELDAPVSRVWQALTNHKQFGEWFRAKFETQFIPGQAVQARMTWPGYEDFTFEITVKKMEPERLFSFTWHPYAVDMKMDYSKEEPTLVEFLLEKTDKGTLLTVIESGFEKIPENRRAEAFRMNDGGWSSQMKNINEYLTVHSQR; translated from the coding sequence ATGGAAAATCGTATAGAAAAAAGGATCGAACTGGACGCCCCGGTTTCAAGGGTATGGCAAGCTTTAACGAATCATAAACAATTCGGAGAATGGTTTCGGGCAAAATTCGAAACACAGTTCATACCGGGTCAAGCCGTTCAAGCTCGCATGACCTGGCCGGGTTATGAGGATTTTACATTCGAGATTACCGTAAAAAAAATGGAACCCGAACGGCTCTTCTCTTTTACCTGGCATCCTTATGCAGTCGATATGAAGATGGATTACTCGAAAGAGGAACCGACACTTGTCGAATTTCTACTTGAAAAAACCGATAAGGGAACTTTGCTGACTGTCATCGAGTCCGGATTCGAAAAAATTCCCGAGAACCGCCGTGCCGAAGCGTTCCGTATGAATGACGGCGGTTGGAGTTCTCAAATGAAGAATATAAATGAGTATCTCACAGTCCATTCGCAAAGGTGA
- a CDS encoding ArsR/SmtB family transcription factor: MSISQSIRKGEKARLHGYATLFAALGDETRLSIVAKLSKGQPRSISQLTEGSKLSRQAVTKHLKVLENVGIVQSMYSGRENLFELDPRPFKDIREYLGFVSEQWDQALSRLKSFVDN; encoded by the coding sequence ATGAGTATCTCACAGTCCATTCGCAAAGGTGAGAAAGCCAGGCTGCATGGTTATGCGACCTTATTTGCCGCGCTAGGCGACGAGACAAGACTGTCCATAGTTGCAAAGCTTTCGAAAGGACAGCCCCGATCCATTTCGCAATTAACGGAAGGATCGAAGCTGTCCCGACAGGCAGTGACGAAACATCTTAAGGTATTGGAGAACGTGGGAATCGTGCAAAGCATGTATTCCGGCCGTGAGAATCTTTTTGAACTGGATCCGAGGCCTTTTAAAGACATTCGGGAATATTTAGGTTTTGTATCGGAGCAATGGGATCAAGCTCTTTCCAGATTAAAATCCTTCGTAGATAATTAA